A genome region from Bradyrhizobium sp. WSM1417 includes the following:
- a CDS encoding amino acid ABC transporter ATP-binding protein, protein MIEISHVDKWYSPSFQVLTDCTTSVTKGEVVVVCGPSGSGKSTLIKCVNALEPFQKGDISVDGTKVNDPKTNLPKLRSRVGMVFQHFELFPHLKIIDNLCLAQQKVLDRSRDKAMAKGMQLLERVGLKEQAQKYPANLSGGQQQRVAIARALAMDPIVMLFDEPTSALDPEMVSEVLDVMVDLAHEGMTMMVVTHEMGFARKVANRVIFMDRGEIVEDAPKDDFFGKPRSDRAQKFLSKILSH, encoded by the coding sequence ATGATCGAGATCAGCCACGTCGACAAATGGTACAGCCCGAGCTTCCAGGTGCTGACCGACTGCACCACTAGCGTCACCAAGGGCGAGGTGGTCGTGGTCTGCGGTCCGTCGGGATCAGGCAAGTCGACGTTGATCAAATGCGTCAACGCGCTGGAGCCGTTCCAGAAAGGCGACATCAGCGTCGATGGCACCAAGGTCAACGATCCCAAGACCAATCTGCCCAAGCTGCGCTCGCGGGTTGGCATGGTGTTTCAGCACTTCGAGCTGTTTCCGCATCTGAAGATCATCGATAATCTCTGTCTCGCACAGCAGAAGGTGCTCGACCGGTCGCGCGACAAGGCGATGGCAAAAGGCATGCAGCTGCTGGAGCGCGTCGGCCTGAAGGAGCAGGCGCAAAAGTATCCCGCGAACCTGTCCGGTGGCCAGCAGCAGCGGGTGGCGATCGCTCGCGCGCTCGCGATGGATCCCATTGTCATGCTGTTCGACGAGCCGACCTCGGCGCTCGACCCCGAAATGGTGAGCGAGGTGCTCGACGTCATGGTGGACCTTGCCCATGAGGGCATGACCATGATGGTCGTCACCCACGAGATGGGCTTTGCCCGCAAGGTTGCCAACCGCGTGATCTTCATGGATCGCGGCGAGATCGTCGAGGACGCCCCGAAGGACGATTTCTTCGGCAAGCCCCGCAGCGACCGCGCGCAGAAGTTCTTGTCGAAGATCCTGTCGCATTAA
- a CDS encoding LLM class flavin-dependent oxidoreductase: MAKQIRLNAFAMNCVAHQSPGLWTHPRDRTAEYNRLPYWIDLARTLERGRFDGLFLADVLGVYDVYGNSPDAALRNAAQSPSNDPLLLLSAMAAVTQNLGFGVTSNLSFEPPYPFARRMSTLDHLTEGRIGWNVVTGYLDSAARGAGKDKQIGHDDRYEIADEYMEVVYKLWEGSWEDDAVLRDRTRGIFTDPSKVHRVNHEGANWRINNTIHLSEPSPQRTPVLYQAGTSPRGRKFAAQHAECVFMSGPSAKVIAPRVSAIRQEAAAFGRNPAEILMFSMMTIILGRTEAEANEKYADYRRHISPEGALALMSGWTGIDFSGYELDQQVRHVQNDAGRSALDNVTRADPDRVWTVRDVIEHVGVGGAGPVVVGTPEMVADKIEAWFEATDVDGLNVAFAISPGDFEDIADMLVPELTRRGRYKAEYARGTLREKLFGDGRARLGAPHPAARFRVGKTG, translated from the coding sequence ATGGCCAAGCAGATCAGGCTCAATGCATTTGCGATGAATTGCGTCGCACACCAATCACCGGGCTTGTGGACCCATCCGCGCGACCGCACTGCCGAATATAATCGCCTGCCCTACTGGATCGACCTTGCCAGAACACTGGAGCGCGGCCGTTTCGACGGGCTGTTCCTGGCTGACGTGCTCGGCGTCTATGACGTCTACGGCAACAGTCCTGACGCAGCCTTGCGCAATGCAGCCCAGTCGCCCTCGAACGATCCGCTGCTGCTGCTGTCGGCAATGGCGGCGGTGACGCAGAATCTCGGCTTCGGCGTCACCAGCAATCTCTCCTTCGAGCCGCCCTATCCGTTCGCGCGGCGCATGTCGACGCTCGATCATCTCACCGAGGGACGTATCGGCTGGAACGTCGTCACCGGCTATCTCGACAGCGCCGCGCGCGGCGCCGGCAAGGACAAGCAGATCGGGCACGACGACCGCTACGAGATCGCGGACGAATATATGGAGGTCGTCTACAAGCTCTGGGAAGGAAGCTGGGAGGACGACGCCGTGCTGCGCGACCGCACGCGCGGCATTTTCACCGATCCCTCAAAAGTTCATCGCGTCAACCACGAGGGCGCGAACTGGCGCATCAACAACACCATCCATCTCAGCGAGCCGTCGCCGCAGCGCACGCCGGTGCTGTACCAGGCCGGCACCTCGCCGCGCGGACGGAAGTTCGCGGCACAGCACGCCGAATGCGTGTTCATGTCGGGGCCGTCGGCCAAGGTGATCGCGCCGCGGGTGTCGGCGATCCGTCAGGAGGCCGCCGCTTTCGGGCGCAATCCGGCGGAAATCCTGATGTTCTCGATGATGACGATCATCCTCGGGCGGACGGAGGCCGAGGCGAACGAAAAATACGCCGACTATCGCCGCCACATCAGCCCCGAAGGCGCGCTCGCGCTGATGTCGGGATGGACCGGAATCGACTTCTCCGGCTACGAGCTCGATCAGCAGGTGCGCCATGTTCAGAACGATGCCGGCCGCAGCGCACTCGATAACGTCACCCGCGCCGATCCCGATCGCGTCTGGACCGTGCGCGACGTCATCGAGCATGTCGGCGTCGGCGGCGCCGGTCCCGTCGTGGTCGGCACGCCGGAGATGGTCGCTGACAAGATCGAGGCGTGGTTCGAGGCGACCGATGTCGACGGCCTCAATGTCGCCTTCGCGATTTCACCCGGCGATTTCGAGGACATCGCCGACATGCTGGTGCCGGAGCTGACGCGGCGTGGGCGGTACAAGGCCGAGTACGCGCGGGGCACGCTGCGGGAGAAGCTGTTTGGTGACGGGCGGGCGCGGCTGGGTGCGCCGCATCCGGCGGCGAGGTTCAGGGTGGGGAAGACGGGGTAA
- a CDS encoding GFA family protein — MAKAAAAAGVATGQCLCGKVTFEIDVPARWAWHDHSAASRRAHGAAYATYVGSWKKRFRITAGKTALTRYEDKATKTSRSFCAHCGTPIAYERPRGPHMVNIPRALFRDRTGRQPLYHIAIEELQEWTYTGEPLVPLKGFPGVVWQRSKKKKRAGGEDPFELGREEM, encoded by the coding sequence ATGGCCAAAGCCGCAGCCGCCGCAGGAGTTGCCACCGGCCAATGCCTCTGCGGCAAGGTCACCTTCGAGATCGACGTCCCCGCACGCTGGGCCTGGCACGATCACTCCGCCGCCAGCCGTCGCGCCCACGGCGCTGCCTATGCGACCTATGTCGGAAGCTGGAAGAAGCGGTTTCGCATCACCGCAGGCAAGACGGCGCTGACGCGCTACGAGGACAAGGCAACGAAGACCTCGCGCAGCTTCTGCGCGCATTGCGGCACGCCGATCGCATATGAGCGCCCGCGCGGGCCGCACATGGTCAACATTCCCCGTGCGCTGTTTAGGGACCGCACCGGCCGCCAGCCGCTCTATCACATCGCGATCGAGGAGCTGCAGGAATGGACCTATACCGGCGAGCCGCTGGTGCCGTTGAAAGGTTTTCCCGGTGTGGTCTGGCAGCGCTCGAAAAAGAAGAAGCGGGCAGGCGGCGAGGATCCGTTCGAGCTGGGGCGCGAGGAGATGTAG
- a CDS encoding thiamine pyrophosphate-binding protein, with protein sequence MKNKITGRSAFLALLKDEGITHLFGNPGTTELPIMHALKDHPDLTYVMAMQESLVVAIADGYSRASGKLVACNVHVAPGLGNAMGSLYNAQFTGTPMILTAGQQEQGHGLMEPVLYGPLVRMAEPLVKWAVEVTRLEDLPRIVRRAAKVATTPPTGPVFISLPGDILNSEAGIDLGRSTRIDARTRPSDEALKAFAARLLKAERPVIVTMDEVVKSDALKEAAELAELLGAAAYQSSTPYGSHFLSESPSFVGTLARVQKVARDTLAPYDLLIALGGDPLRMSVYSEVDALPEGLGIVQIGLGDWEIAKNYGAEIALKADLKETLRALIPVLKEMGGAALAQRARQRLAELAPKNWTARRTALVEQIGKAADRSPIDPDWLVLQMVEAMPANAILVDEGLTSSRQITALRAHRDRFGYHGLASGGIGWGLPASVGASIANPDRPVVCFSGDGSAMYSMQSLWTAAHHKLPLNVVIANNGGYRIIKQRLLAFHGDDNYVGMDFVDPPVDFAGVAKALGCEAIKVSDPRELKAALASAFGRPGTKLIEVMVDGKV encoded by the coding sequence ATGAAGAACAAGATCACCGGCCGCTCCGCCTTTCTCGCGCTGCTCAAGGACGAGGGCATCACGCATCTGTTCGGCAATCCCGGCACCACCGAACTGCCGATCATGCATGCGCTGAAGGACCACCCTGATCTCACCTATGTGATGGCGATGCAGGAGAGCCTGGTGGTGGCGATCGCGGATGGCTACAGCCGCGCCTCCGGAAAGCTCGTCGCCTGCAACGTCCATGTCGCGCCCGGCCTCGGCAACGCGATGGGCTCGCTCTACAACGCCCAGTTCACCGGCACGCCGATGATCCTGACCGCGGGCCAGCAGGAGCAGGGCCACGGCCTGATGGAGCCGGTGCTCTACGGCCCGCTGGTGCGCATGGCGGAGCCGCTGGTGAAATGGGCGGTCGAGGTGACGCGGCTCGAGGATCTGCCGCGCATCGTGCGCCGCGCCGCAAAAGTCGCGACCACGCCGCCGACCGGGCCGGTATTCATTTCGTTGCCCGGTGACATCCTCAACAGCGAGGCCGGGATCGATCTCGGCCGCTCCACCCGCATCGACGCTCGCACAAGGCCATCGGATGAGGCACTCAAGGCGTTCGCCGCGCGGCTGCTCAAGGCCGAGCGTCCCGTGATCGTCACCATGGACGAGGTGGTGAAGAGTGACGCGCTCAAGGAAGCCGCCGAACTCGCCGAGCTTTTGGGCGCGGCTGCGTACCAATCCTCGACGCCCTATGGCTCGCACTTCCTCTCCGAGAGCCCGAGCTTCGTCGGCACGTTGGCTCGTGTCCAGAAAGTCGCGCGCGACACGCTTGCGCCGTACGACCTCTTGATCGCGCTCGGCGGCGATCCCCTGCGGATGTCGGTCTACAGCGAGGTCGACGCGCTGCCGGAAGGGCTTGGCATCGTGCAGATCGGTCTCGGCGATTGGGAGATCGCCAAGAACTACGGTGCCGAGATCGCGCTGAAGGCGGATTTGAAGGAAACGCTGCGTGCGCTGATCCCGGTGTTGAAGGAGATGGGCGGCGCTGCCCTGGCGCAACGTGCGAGGCAACGTCTCGCCGAGCTCGCGCCGAAGAACTGGACCGCAAGGCGTACCGCGCTGGTCGAGCAGATCGGCAAGGCCGCGGACCGCAGCCCCATCGATCCGGACTGGCTGGTGCTGCAAATGGTCGAGGCCATGCCCGCCAATGCCATTCTCGTCGACGAAGGCCTCACCTCGAGCCGCCAGATCACGGCGCTGCGTGCGCACCGCGACCGCTTTGGCTATCACGGCCTTGCCTCGGGCGGCATCGGCTGGGGCCTGCCGGCTTCCGTAGGCGCCAGCATCGCCAATCCCGATCGCCCCGTGGTCTGCTTCTCCGGCGACGGCAGCGCGATGTATTCGATGCAGTCGCTGTGGACAGCCGCGCATCACAAGCTGCCGCTCAATGTGGTCATTGCCAACAATGGCGGCTACCGCATCATCAAGCAGCGTCTGCTCGCCTTCCACGGCGACGACAATTACGTCGGCATGGATTTTGTCGATCCGCCGGTCGATTTCGCGGGCGTGGCGAAGGCGCTGGGATGCGAGGCGATCAAGGTCAGCGATCCCCGCGAGCTGAAGGCGGCGCTGGCGTCGGCGTTTGGCCGGCCGGGGACGAAGCTGATCGAGGTGATGGTGGACGGGAAGGTGTAG
- a CDS encoding D-amino-acid transaminase, with the protein MDPIAYVNGSFVPLSDAKISVLDRGFLFADGIYEVSAVLDGKLVDNASHLTRLERSVGEIQLKLPETVERITELQKELIARNKVQNGLVYLQVTRGADKGRDFAFPKSDVKSSLVMFTSERDIINAASAKTGINVITVPDIRWERRDIKSVALLAQVLAKQAAAEAGAGEAWMLEDGYVTEGGSSSAFILTQDDVIVTRKNSNAILPGCTRKAVVALAEERQLRLEERSFTVAEALAAKEAFATSASLFVQPVVAIDGKKVGNGKPGPMAMRLREIYVEFAKATAV; encoded by the coding sequence TTGGATCCGATCGCCTATGTCAACGGCTCATTCGTCCCGCTCTCGGACGCCAAAATTTCGGTGCTCGATCGCGGCTTCCTGTTTGCCGACGGCATCTACGAGGTCTCGGCCGTGCTCGACGGCAAGCTGGTCGACAATGCCTCGCATCTGACGCGGCTGGAGCGCTCGGTCGGCGAGATCCAGCTGAAGCTGCCCGAGACGGTCGAGCGCATCACCGAGCTCCAGAAGGAGCTGATCGCGCGCAACAAGGTCCAGAACGGCCTAGTCTATCTCCAGGTCACCCGCGGTGCCGACAAGGGCCGCGACTTCGCTTTCCCGAAGAGCGACGTCAAGTCGAGCCTGGTGATGTTCACGTCGGAGAGGGACATCATCAACGCCGCCTCGGCCAAGACCGGCATCAACGTGATCACCGTGCCCGACATCCGCTGGGAGCGGCGCGACATCAAGAGCGTGGCACTGCTCGCCCAAGTGCTGGCAAAGCAGGCCGCGGCCGAAGCTGGTGCGGGCGAGGCCTGGATGCTGGAAGACGGCTACGTCACCGAAGGCGGTTCGTCCTCGGCGTTCATCCTGACCCAGGACGACGTCATCGTGACCCGCAAGAACTCCAACGCGATCCTGCCGGGCTGCACCCGCAAGGCGGTGGTGGCGCTGGCGGAAGAGCGTCAGCTCCGTCTCGAGGAGCGTTCCTTCACGGTCGCCGAAGCGCTCGCCGCCAAGGAAGCCTTTGCCACCTCGGCGTCGCTGTTCGTCCAGCCGGTGGTTGCGATCGACGGCAAGAAGGTCGGCAATGGCAAGCCCGGCCCGATGGCCATGCGGCTGCGCGAGATCTACGTGGAGTTCGCGAAGGCGACGGCGGTTTAG
- a CDS encoding amino acid ABC transporter permease: MFSNFDFEVIRRALPYLFYEGMTFTLMLTGLAALGGLIFGTAIALMRLSGFKILGRIAGVYVDFMRSLPLVLVIFWFYFLVPYIGQWVTGASRPISVGAFASSLITFIMFEAAYFSEIMRAGIQSISRGQPAAANALGLTYAQTMRYVVLPQAFRNMLPVLITQTIVLFQDTSLVYVLSITDFLGAASKVAQRDGRLVEMYLFAAIVYFTISCVASFGVRRLQARIAIIR; this comes from the coding sequence ATGTTCAGCAATTTCGATTTCGAGGTCATCCGTCGCGCACTGCCCTATCTGTTTTACGAGGGCATGACGTTCACGCTGATGCTCACGGGACTTGCGGCGCTCGGCGGGCTGATCTTCGGCACGGCAATCGCGCTGATGCGGCTGTCAGGCTTCAAGATCCTGGGGCGCATCGCCGGGGTCTATGTCGACTTCATGCGCTCGCTGCCGCTGGTGCTGGTGATCTTCTGGTTCTACTTCCTGGTGCCCTATATCGGGCAGTGGGTGACCGGTGCGTCGCGCCCGATCAGCGTCGGCGCGTTCGCGTCCTCGCTCATCACCTTCATCATGTTCGAGGCCGCGTACTTCTCCGAGATCATGCGTGCCGGCATCCAGTCGATCTCGCGCGGCCAGCCGGCCGCCGCCAACGCGCTTGGCCTGACTTACGCCCAGACCATGCGCTACGTGGTGCTGCCGCAGGCCTTCCGTAACATGCTGCCGGTGCTGATCACGCAAACCATCGTGCTGTTCCAGGACACCTCGCTGGTCTACGTGCTGTCGATCACCGATTTCCTCGGTGCGGCGAGCAAGGTCGCGCAGCGCGACGGTCGTCTGGTCGAAATGTATCTGTTCGCAGCAATCGTCTACTTCACCATTTCCTGTGTCGCGTCCTTCGGCGTTCGCCGCCTGCAGGCGCGCATCGCCATCATTCGATAG
- a CDS encoding amino acid ABC transporter permease, translating into MNYNWNWGIFFQPNPMGTGTYLDMLLSGLVLTLKTGALAWIIALIMGSIVGVMRTLPSKGAYWFGFAYVEFFRNMPLLVQLFLWFFVLPELLPKSAGLWLKQLPNAPFWTAAIGIGFFMSARVAVQLQAGIGSLPRGQKMAATALGLTTLQAYRYILLPMAFRIILPPLTSEFLNTIKNTAVAITIGLLELTGQARSMQEFSFQVFEAFTAATLLYLLVNAVVVTAMRFLERYVAIPGYITGK; encoded by the coding sequence GTGAACTATAACTGGAACTGGGGAATCTTTTTCCAGCCGAACCCGATGGGGACCGGCACCTATCTCGACATGCTGTTGTCGGGCCTGGTGCTGACCCTCAAGACGGGTGCGCTCGCCTGGATCATCGCGCTGATCATGGGTTCGATCGTCGGCGTGATGCGCACGCTGCCATCGAAGGGAGCGTACTGGTTCGGCTTTGCCTATGTCGAATTCTTCCGCAACATGCCGCTGCTAGTGCAGCTCTTCCTGTGGTTCTTCGTGCTGCCGGAACTGCTGCCGAAATCTGCCGGCCTCTGGCTGAAGCAGCTGCCCAATGCGCCGTTCTGGACAGCGGCGATCGGCATCGGCTTCTTCATGTCGGCGCGCGTCGCCGTGCAGTTGCAGGCCGGCATCGGATCGCTCCCGCGCGGGCAGAAGATGGCGGCGACCGCGCTCGGCCTGACCACCTTGCAGGCTTATCGCTACATCCTGTTGCCGATGGCGTTCCGCATCATCCTGCCGCCGCTGACGTCCGAGTTCCTCAACACCATCAAGAACACGGCTGTGGCCATCACCATCGGTTTGCTTGAGCTGACCGGACAGGCGCGCTCGATGCAGGAATTCTCGTTCCAGGTGTTCGAGGCCTTCACCGCCGCGACCCTTCTCTATCTCCTCGTCAACGCCGTCGTCGTGACCGCAATGCGCTTCCTCGAGCGCTACGTCGCGATCCCCGGCTACATCACGGGGAAATAA
- a CDS encoding M20 family metallopeptidase yields MTRADAIARARDDFKSGAFLAELDRRVAYRTESQNPNRSVELRAYLEREMVPAFAALDFQSRMIESPSGKAPFLFAEHHESETAPTVLIYGHGDVVDGMEGEWRDGRDPWRTTVSGTRLYGRGTADNKGQHSINMAALRAVREARGGKLGFNAKFIVEMGEEIGSPDLGKVCDLNRDALKADLFMASDGPRLSADRPTLFLGCRGGIRIHLDVNLRDGGHHSGNWGGVLANPATILVNAISTLVDGHGRLQLEALKPPRLTNQIRSYLADVQVVPTEDEPALAEDWGEEGLSAAERLYAWNTLEVLAMSSGNIEKPANAIPGHANAVLQLRFVVGTRIDGLIEAIRARLAQKGFPMVEVRAAQSFAASRTDFDSPWITWAADSVRQTTGKVPAVLPNFGGSLPNDVFSEILDLPTIWVPHSYPGCSQHAPNEHILLPLTEEALTVMAGLFWDLGELPGPLTR; encoded by the coding sequence ATGACCAGAGCCGATGCCATCGCCCGCGCCCGTGACGATTTCAAATCCGGCGCATTCCTCGCTGAACTCGACCGTCGCGTCGCCTACCGGACCGAGAGCCAGAATCCGAACCGGAGCGTCGAGCTGCGCGCCTATCTGGAACGGGAGATGGTGCCCGCTTTCGCCGCGCTCGATTTCCAAAGCCGGATGATCGAATCTCCCAGCGGCAAGGCGCCGTTCCTGTTCGCAGAACACCACGAGAGCGAGACGGCGCCGACCGTGCTGATCTACGGCCATGGCGACGTCGTCGACGGCATGGAAGGCGAGTGGCGCGACGGCCGCGATCCCTGGCGCACCACGGTTTCGGGCACGCGTCTTTACGGTCGCGGCACGGCCGACAACAAGGGCCAGCACAGCATCAACATGGCCGCACTCCGCGCGGTGCGCGAGGCCCGCGGCGGCAAGCTCGGCTTCAACGCCAAGTTCATCGTCGAGATGGGCGAGGAGATCGGTTCGCCGGATCTCGGCAAGGTCTGCGATCTCAATCGCGATGCGCTCAAGGCCGATCTGTTCATGGCCTCCGACGGGCCGCGCCTGTCCGCCGACCGTCCCACCCTGTTCCTCGGCTGCCGTGGCGGCATCCGCATTCATCTCGATGTGAACCTTCGCGACGGCGGCCATCACTCCGGCAATTGGGGCGGCGTGCTCGCCAACCCCGCGACCATTCTGGTCAACGCGATCTCGACGCTGGTCGACGGCCACGGCCGCCTTCAGCTGGAGGCGCTGAAGCCGCCGCGCCTCACCAACCAGATCCGCAGTTATCTTGCGGACGTGCAGGTGGTGCCGACCGAGGACGAGCCGGCGTTGGCCGAGGACTGGGGCGAGGAGGGTCTTTCGGCGGCCGAGCGGCTCTATGCCTGGAACACGCTCGAAGTGCTGGCGATGTCGTCGGGCAATATCGAGAAGCCGGCCAACGCCATTCCCGGCCACGCCAATGCCGTGCTGCAACTGCGTTTCGTGGTCGGCACCAGGATCGATGGGCTGATCGAGGCGATCCGCGCGCGTCTGGCGCAGAAGGGCTTTCCGATGGTCGAGGTGCGGGCGGCGCAGAGCTTTGCCGCCTCGCGCACGGATTTCGACAGCCCCTGGATCACATGGGCGGCGGATTCGGTGCGCCAGACCACCGGCAAAGTGCCGGCGGTGCTGCCCAATTTCGGCGGCTCGTTGCCCAACGACGTGTTCTCCGAGATCCTGGACCTGCCGACGATCTGGGTGCCGCACTCCTATCCCGGCTGCTCCCAGCATGCGCCCAATGAGCACATCCTGCTGCCATTGACCGAAGAGGCCTTGACGGTGATGGCCGGCCTGTTCTGGGATCTCGGGGAATTGCCAGGACCGCTAACCCGCTAA
- a CDS encoding amino acid ABC transporter substrate-binding protein: protein MKHFRSIGLALAATFAVSQAGAEELTGTLKNIKDTGAITLGFRDSSIPFSYLDDNQKPIGYAMDICYKIVDAVKKELKLDKLEVKLNPVTSATRIPLMANGTIDLECGSTTNNAERQKQVAFTNTHYLTASRYVFKKSSGLKAIDDLKGRSVVSTAGTTNIKQLTEANVAKSLGANIIPAKDHAEAFLMVETDRAVAFVMDDILLASLVAGSKSPDDYVISKDAFSKPEPYGIMLRKDDAAFKKVVDAATAALYTSGEGQKIYDKWFTQKIPPKGLNLNTPISAELKNEFAKPTDSPNPDDYK from the coding sequence GTGAAACATTTCCGTAGCATCGGCCTCGCGCTCGCCGCGACCTTCGCTGTCAGCCAGGCCGGGGCCGAGGAGCTGACCGGCACGCTCAAGAACATCAAGGACACCGGCGCCATTACGCTCGGTTTCCGCGACTCCTCGATCCCGTTCTCTTATCTCGACGACAACCAGAAGCCCATCGGCTACGCGATGGACATCTGCTACAAGATCGTCGACGCCGTGAAGAAGGAGCTCAAGCTCGACAAGCTCGAGGTCAAGCTCAATCCGGTGACCTCGGCGACCCGGATCCCGCTGATGGCGAACGGCACCATCGACCTCGAATGCGGCTCGACCACCAACAATGCCGAGCGCCAGAAGCAGGTTGCCTTCACCAACACCCATTATTTGACCGCCAGCCGCTACGTCTTCAAGAAGTCGAGCGGCCTCAAGGCGATTGACGACCTCAAGGGAAGATCGGTGGTCTCCACCGCCGGCACCACCAACATCAAGCAGCTCACCGAGGCCAACGTTGCAAAAAGCCTCGGCGCCAACATCATCCCGGCCAAGGATCATGCCGAGGCCTTCCTGATGGTCGAGACCGACCGTGCGGTCGCCTTCGTGATGGATGATATCCTGCTCGCGAGCCTCGTTGCCGGCTCGAAGTCGCCCGATGACTACGTCATCTCCAAGGACGCGTTCTCCAAGCCTGAGCCCTACGGCATCATGCTGCGCAAGGACGACGCGGCCTTCAAGAAGGTTGTCGACGCGGCGACCGCTGCGCTCTACACCTCCGGCGAGGGCCAGAAGATCTACGACAAGTGGTTCACGCAGAAGATCCCGCCGAAGGGCCTGAATCTCAACACGCCGATCTCGGCCGAGCTGAAGAACGAGTTTGCCAAGCCGACGGACTCGCCGAACCCGGACGATTACAAGTAA
- a CDS encoding alkene reductase, which produces MKFEALFQPLQLGPYKLAHRVAMAPLTRMRAERESFSPRPLNAEYYGQRATSGGLIIAEASPVLSHGRGNPATPGIYSETQIAGWRKVVDAVHAKGGIIFLQLWHVGRVSHSSFHGGELPVSASAIPIRAEGMKAMTADGRISDYETPRALETDEVKGIVEAFRQGAKNALAAGFDGVEIHGANGYLLEQFLQSRSNQRTDQYGGSIENRARLLLEVTQAAIDVWGAGRVGVRLSPHGIANDSDEPDPMPLYTHVVKALDELGLAYLHFIEPRSSGSGRAEVNWQNVPSAMLLFRPLYSGVLMTAGGFTGETANAAIAEGHADLIAFGRIFISNPDLPRRLQHDYPLTPYNRATFYGGEEKGYTDYPVYDELTPA; this is translated from the coding sequence ATGAAATTCGAGGCGTTGTTTCAACCGTTGCAGCTCGGTCCGTACAAGCTCGCGCACCGCGTCGCGATGGCGCCGTTGACGCGCATGCGGGCCGAGCGCGAGAGCTTTTCGCCGCGGCCGCTCAATGCCGAATATTACGGTCAGCGCGCCACGTCAGGCGGCCTGATCATCGCCGAGGCCTCGCCTGTGCTCTCGCACGGCCGCGGTAATCCGGCGACGCCCGGCATCTATTCGGAGACGCAGATCGCGGGCTGGCGCAAGGTTGTCGACGCCGTGCACGCCAAGGGCGGCATCATCTTTCTCCAGCTCTGGCATGTCGGCCGCGTCTCGCATTCCTCCTTCCACGGCGGGGAGTTGCCGGTCTCGGCCTCGGCGATCCCGATCAGGGCCGAAGGCATGAAGGCAATGACCGCCGACGGCAGGATCTCCGACTATGAGACGCCGCGCGCGCTGGAGACGGACGAGGTCAAGGGCATTGTCGAGGCGTTCAGGCAGGGTGCGAAGAACGCGCTGGCCGCCGGCTTCGACGGCGTCGAGATCCACGGCGCCAACGGCTATCTGCTCGAGCAATTCCTGCAATCACGCAGCAACCAGCGCACCGATCAATATGGCGGCTCGATCGAGAACCGCGCGCGGCTTCTGCTCGAAGTGACCCAGGCCGCGATCGACGTCTGGGGCGCGGGCCGTGTCGGCGTGCGGCTGTCGCCCCACGGCATCGCCAATGATTCCGACGAGCCCGATCCGATGCCGCTCTACACGCATGTGGTCAAGGCGCTCGACGAACTCGGTCTTGCCTATCTGCATTTTATCGAACCGCGCTCCAGCGGTTCGGGCCGCGCCGAAGTCAACTGGCAGAACGTGCCGTCGGCGATGCTGCTATTCCGCCCGCTCTACAGCGGCGTGCTGATGACGGCAGGCGGGTTTACGGGCGAGACGGCGAACGCCGCGATCGCAGAGGGACACGCCGACCTCATCGCCTTCGGCCGCATCTTCATCTCCAACCCCGATCTGCCGCGCCGCCTGCAGCACGACTACCCTCTCACGCCGTATAACCGTGCGACGTTCTACGGCGGCGAGGAGAAGGGCTATACGGACTATCCGGTGTATGACGAGCTGACGCCGGCGTAA